From the Anabaena sphaerica FACHB-251 genome, the window AGATAATCATAGGACGTGATGGTGATAAAGATCAGCAGAAGGCACTTCGTAGACTCAATGGTCATTTATACAGAATAGAAATTATAACCTTTGATCAGCTTTTACGGATAGCGCAAAATGTACTTAATTATCTGCAAGGAATCTTCATACCAAGAAATTAATCAACAGAATGATGATGTTCCACCTTATCTAGAAAAGCAATTAGCAAAGTTATTAACTGAACTGGAAGAATTAAATTAGGAGAGGAGCAAAATTAATGAGTCAATACAGTATGATTATTCAATGGTCGAAGGAAGACCAACTTTTCCTAGTTACAATTCCCGAATTTAGTCATCTTGTAATTATGCCTTGTACTCACGGAAAAAC encodes:
- a CDS encoding type II toxin-antitoxin system HicB family antitoxin, which encodes MSQYSMIIQWSKEDQLFLVTIPEFSHLVIMPCTHGKTREEAIKNGEEVIGMYLEAWEAEGESIPEPNTLQIAS